In Methermicoccus shengliensis DSM 18856, a single genomic region encodes these proteins:
- a CDS encoding pyridoxal phosphate-dependent aminotransferase has protein sequence MKRYAKRVMDTDISGIRRMFEAAGTDAINLGLGQPDFDTPQHIKNAAIEALRDGHTGYTHGLGIPELRDAVAKKLREDNGIAAKADEVIITSGASEALCLAMLALLEEGDEVLVPDPGFVSYRALATFAGAVPVGVPLRELKMDASVVEEHITERTRMLVLNSPSNPTGRVLKRGEVKALCEVAEEHDITILSDEVYEHFLYEGEHISPATLYDNVITVNATSKTYAMTGWRIGYAHAPSETIEQMLKLHQYMQACAPSISQWAALAALTGPQECVERMRAEYARRREVVLEALKRMGLRCLPPEGAFYAFPDMTSLGMDGNEAAAKLLDAKVITVPGSAFGKYGTPYLRISYATSIDRLERGLHIMENVLAT, from the coding sequence ATGAAGAGATATGCAAAACGCGTGATGGACACAGACATATCCGGGATACGGAGGATGTTCGAGGCTGCGGGCACGGATGCGATAAACCTCGGGCTGGGACAGCCAGACTTCGACACCCCACAGCACATCAAAAACGCCGCCATCGAGGCTCTGCGAGATGGACACACGGGCTACACCCATGGGCTTGGAATACCAGAGCTGAGAGATGCCGTGGCAAAAAAGCTCAGGGAGGACAACGGCATAGCAGCCAAGGCAGACGAGGTGATAATCACCAGCGGAGCAAGCGAGGCGCTGTGCCTTGCCATGCTGGCTCTGCTGGAGGAGGGGGACGAGGTGCTCGTGCCAGACCCGGGGTTCGTGTCCTACAGGGCGCTTGCCACATTTGCGGGAGCCGTGCCCGTGGGCGTGCCCCTGAGAGAGCTCAAGATGGACGCATCGGTGGTGGAGGAGCACATAACCGAAAGGACGAGGATGCTGGTGCTCAACTCCCCATCCAACCCCACGGGAAGGGTGCTCAAAAGAGGCGAGGTCAAAGCGCTGTGCGAGGTTGCGGAGGAGCACGACATCACGATACTCTCGGACGAGGTGTACGAGCACTTCCTCTACGAGGGTGAGCACATCTCTCCAGCAACGCTGTACGACAATGTGATTACCGTGAACGCCACCTCCAAGACATACGCGATGACTGGATGGCGCATAGGATATGCCCATGCCCCCAGTGAGACAATAGAGCAGATGCTCAAGCTTCACCAGTACATGCAGGCGTGCGCCCCTTCGATATCCCAGTGGGCAGCACTCGCAGCGCTCACTGGACCGCAGGAGTGCGTGGAACGCATGAGGGCGGAGTATGCGAGACGAAGGGAGGTGGTGCTCGAGGCACTCAAGAGAATGGGGCTGCGGTGCTTGCCCCCAGAGGGCGCCTTCTATGCGTTTCCCGACATGACCTCCCTTGGAATGGATGGCAATGAGGCTGCTGCGAAGCTGCTCGATGCCAAAGTGATCACCGTTCCCGGCTCTGCGTTCGGAAAATACGGCACCCCATACCTCAGGATATCGTATGCCACCTCCATCGACAGGCTGGAGAGGGGGCTGCACATAATGGAGAATGTACTCGCCACATAA
- a CDS encoding ferredoxin-thioredoxin reductase catalytic domain-containing protein has translation MDLHIATRCSCMEEDDALLELEKTLTNEEKKTLRFVRAYANKRGFLLQPDLEVLRTVIKGMTENRLRFGKPYCPCRLRTGNEEEDRKIVCPCVYHEEEIERDGQCHCMLYLKG, from the coding sequence ATGGACTTGCACATAGCCACAAGGTGCTCGTGCATGGAGGAGGACGATGCTCTCTTGGAGCTTGAAAAGACCCTCACCAATGAGGAGAAAAAGACCCTCCGCTTCGTGAGGGCGTATGCCAACAAGAGGGGATTTTTGCTCCAGCCCGACTTAGAGGTGCTGCGCACTGTGATAAAGGGTATGACGGAGAACAGGCTGAGGTTTGGAAAGCCCTACTGTCCCTGCAGGCTCAGGACTGGCAACGAGGAGGAGGACAGGAAGATAGTGTGCCCCTGCGTGTATCATGAGGAGGAGATAGAGCGGGATGGTCAGTGCCACTGCATGCTGTACCTGAAGGGGTGA
- a CDS encoding TIGR00375 family protein has product MHINSDLHIHSKYSAATSRHMELKAIASEAKKKGIQLVGTGDCLHPRWLEEAKAHGASDGVFEVEGTHFVLTVEVEDRHRVHHLIILPDAAKAEELHDRLHHFSRDIDADGRPRLQLSGDEVVEHAIEVDGLVGPCHAFTPWTALYAYFDSLRECYKDMAKHVAFLELGLSADSDYADTISELSELTFLSNSDAHSPWLNKFAREFNRFEVRDITFDELKKAILRRGGRKPVLNVGFFPEEGKYNRTACTRCYRQYALDEAIGRGWRCECGGLIKKGVRDRVRELATYDVPHHPPHRPPYVHTIPLAEVVKLAIGKGVNTASVREIWLSLIEQAGSEIAALIDVPLDSLEGVDERVIRAIGHFREGKLIIEPGGGGRYGVVSLPEEDGFNSESTPQRTLLDF; this is encoded by the coding sequence ATGCACATCAACTCTGACCTTCACATACACTCCAAGTACTCTGCAGCCACCTCAAGGCACATGGAGCTGAAAGCAATTGCCTCAGAGGCGAAGAAGAAGGGGATACAGCTCGTGGGCACGGGAGACTGCCTTCATCCCCGCTGGCTCGAGGAGGCAAAAGCCCATGGGGCATCGGATGGTGTGTTCGAGGTCGAGGGCACACACTTCGTGCTCACCGTGGAGGTGGAGGACAGGCACAGGGTGCACCACCTCATCATACTGCCAGATGCCGCCAAGGCAGAGGAGCTTCACGACCGATTACACCACTTCTCCCGGGACATCGATGCAGACGGAAGACCAAGGCTGCAGCTCAGTGGGGACGAGGTGGTTGAGCACGCCATCGAGGTAGATGGGCTCGTGGGCCCATGCCATGCGTTCACCCCATGGACGGCACTGTATGCCTACTTCGACTCCCTGAGGGAGTGCTACAAGGACATGGCAAAGCACGTTGCGTTTTTAGAGCTTGGCTTGAGCGCAGACTCTGACTATGCAGATACGATATCCGAGCTCTCAGAGCTAACGTTTCTGTCCAACTCCGATGCCCACTCCCCATGGCTCAACAAGTTCGCCCGCGAGTTCAACCGCTTTGAGGTCAGGGACATCACGTTCGACGAGCTCAAAAAGGCGATTCTGAGAAGGGGGGGCAGAAAGCCAGTGCTCAACGTGGGGTTCTTTCCAGAGGAGGGAAAATACAACCGCACGGCGTGCACAAGGTGCTACCGCCAGTATGCCCTCGATGAGGCGATTGGAAGGGGATGGAGGTGCGAGTGTGGAGGGCTCATAAAGAAGGGCGTTAGAGACAGGGTGAGGGAGCTTGCCACATACGATGTGCCCCATCACCCACCCCACAGACCTCCATACGTGCACACCATTCCGCTCGCAGAAGTTGTAAAGCTTGCCATTGGCAAGGGTGTGAACACTGCATCGGTGAGAGAGATTTGGCTCTCGCTGATAGAGCAGGCTGGCTCGGAGATTGCAGCCCTGATAGACGTGCCGCTCGACAGTCTCGAGGGGGTGGACGAGCGGGTGATAAGGGCGATTGGCCACTTTCGAGAGGGCAAGCTCATCATAGAGCCGGGAGGTGGGGGAAGGTATGGCGTGGTCTCCCTTCCAGAAGAGGATGGCTTCAATTCCGAAAGCACACCACAGCGAACGCTGCTCGACTTTTGA
- a CDS encoding prephenate dehydrogenase, with protein MRILIVGGTGKFGAWFVPFFKRHGFEVLVSGKSGKVDVARQLGCEYVFLERLPSVVPTCDWVMLSVPIDAIERVASQVAPHMKEGSMLFDVCSLKQGPLDAMLKVAPEGVEVVGTHPMFGPTIPHLEGQTVIMVSTSRSGSGFERLRQMLEEEGAHVQQMSAREHDMAMAVVQGLTHFAYITIGSTLRRLEFDVGASRTYMSPVYEVMVDFVGRILAQNPYLYALIQTNPAASEVRRAFVEEAKRLASLIDGGDVEGFVASMRAAASHFGNTEAALRRSDKLINWSIAELERLQSMVGKEVVLEHLYTSKYHRGVLKSADKQEVVLGTGKRQVKLKLENVRMLEGEELSAWRAEHVPTRRRDISVLLCEGAREDVLVHLLSSLEHVARAEVIDVYELKGKRSATFRLHIFSDAHISQVEKRAVEMLVGLGCTPRGSDKKRAERDLNPRPAG; from the coding sequence ATGAGAATACTCATCGTGGGCGGCACTGGAAAGTTCGGTGCATGGTTCGTGCCCTTCTTCAAAAGGCACGGTTTTGAGGTACTCGTGAGCGGCAAGAGTGGAAAGGTGGACGTGGCACGGCAGCTGGGCTGTGAGTACGTGTTTCTGGAGCGCCTGCCCAGTGTGGTGCCCACGTGCGACTGGGTGATGCTCTCGGTGCCCATCGATGCGATTGAGAGAGTTGCCTCGCAGGTGGCTCCCCACATGAAGGAGGGTTCGATGCTCTTCGATGTGTGTTCCCTAAAGCAAGGGCCCCTCGATGCAATGCTCAAGGTGGCTCCAGAGGGCGTCGAGGTGGTGGGAACGCACCCCATGTTCGGACCCACCATCCCACATCTGGAAGGTCAGACGGTGATAATGGTGAGCACCTCCCGCTCTGGCTCTGGCTTTGAGAGACTAAGGCAGATGCTCGAGGAAGAGGGGGCACACGTGCAGCAGATGAGTGCTCGGGAGCATGACATGGCGATGGCAGTGGTGCAGGGGCTCACCCACTTTGCCTACATCACCATAGGCAGCACCCTTCGAAGGCTGGAGTTCGATGTGGGCGCCTCCAGGACATACATGAGTCCCGTATACGAGGTGATGGTGGACTTTGTGGGCAGGATTCTCGCCCAAAACCCATACCTGTACGCTCTGATTCAGACAAACCCCGCTGCCTCAGAGGTGCGAAGGGCATTCGTGGAGGAGGCAAAAAGGCTCGCCTCACTCATAGATGGCGGTGATGTGGAGGGGTTCGTTGCCAGCATGAGGGCAGCGGCAAGCCACTTTGGCAACACCGAGGCAGCGCTCAGGCGCTCGGACAAGCTGATAAACTGGTCTATAGCCGAGCTCGAGCGCCTGCAGTCCATGGTGGGAAAGGAGGTGGTGCTCGAGCACCTCTACACCTCCAAATACCACAGGGGGGTTCTGAAGAGCGCAGATAAGCAGGAGGTGGTGCTCGGCACTGGAAAAAGGCAGGTGAAGCTGAAGCTGGAGAACGTCAGGATGCTCGAGGGCGAGGAGCTTTCCGCATGGAGGGCGGAGCACGTACCCACCAGAAGGAGGGACATATCGGTGCTGCTGTGCGAGGGTGCAAGGGAGGACGTGCTCGTCCATCTCCTCTCATCGCTCGAGCACGTGGCAAGGGCAGAGGTGATAGACGTGTACGAGCTCAAAGGAAAGAGGAGTGCCACGTTCAGGCTGCACATCTTCTCCGATGCACATATCTCACAGGTGGAGAAGAGGGCAGTGGAGATGCTCGTGGGTCTGGGATGCACACCACGTGGCAGCGATAAAAAGCGGGCTGAGAGGGATTTGAACCCCCGGCCTGCTGGTTAA
- a CDS encoding P-II family nitrogen regulator, giving the protein MEGDGMKKIEAYIRPEKLDEVKSALDEVGCAGMTVIDVRGRGEQRGIVLEYRGKAIEVDLLPKVKIELFVDDESVDALVDTIRRSAHTGKAGDGRIFVSPVERSVKVRDEKEE; this is encoded by the coding sequence ATGGAAGGTGATGGAATGAAGAAGATAGAGGCATACATACGCCCAGAGAAGCTCGATGAGGTGAAGAGTGCCCTCGATGAGGTGGGGTGTGCTGGCATGACCGTCATCGATGTGAGGGGCAGAGGTGAGCAGAGGGGTATAGTGCTGGAATACAGGGGAAAGGCGATAGAGGTTGACCTTCTTCCCAAGGTGAAGATAGAGCTCTTCGTGGACGATGAGAGCGTGGATGCGCTGGTAGATACAATCAGGAGGTCTGCGCACACAGGAAAGGCAGGAGATGGGAGAATCTTCGTGAGCCCTGTAGAGAGGTCGGTAAAGGTGAGAGACGAAAAGGAGGAGTAG
- a CDS encoding (Fe-S)-binding protein yields the protein MVSVLEVYALLPKTNCKRCGEPTCMAFATALLARKHTIEECPPLLEDSRYAKSIEKLRALIAPVEGVLETGFVIHKERCSGCGNCVVACPVNVAEDPEGTARGRAPKNERTIIRVVDGVVVDVDIRRCRRFGPERILCSACIDTCAYKAIEFVGI from the coding sequence GTGGTCAGCGTGCTTGAGGTGTATGCGCTGCTTCCCAAGACCAACTGCAAGCGCTGTGGCGAGCCCACGTGCATGGCGTTCGCCACCGCTCTGCTCGCAAGAAAGCACACAATCGAGGAGTGTCCTCCCCTCCTCGAGGACAGCAGGTACGCCAAGAGCATCGAGAAGCTGCGCGCACTGATAGCGCCCGTGGAGGGCGTGCTCGAGACGGGATTTGTGATTCACAAGGAGCGCTGCTCTGGGTGTGGAAACTGTGTGGTGGCGTGTCCCGTGAACGTGGCAGAGGACCCAGAGGGCACGGCGAGGGGCAGGGCACCTAAGAATGAGCGCACCATCATAAGGGTGGTGGATGGCGTGGTGGTGGACGTGGATATCAGGCGGTGCAGGCGGTTTGGGCCCGAGAGGATACTGTGCAGTGCGTGCATAGACACCTGTGCATACAAGGCGATAGAGTTCGTGGGAATATGA
- a CDS encoding amino acid-binding protein: protein MWRRILEKFSRFPAQERVVMLLLERGFQVSPHGKVVSGGIEIPHTHIAREVGVDRRVVDAAASTIARDDELRQIFQNLQSILFLKSVAPLLGLGVVIITPTDASKVGIVKDVTGVIAAHGISIRQVVTDDPEFTESPKLTVITECKLPGDAVDELLELESVKEVTVY, encoded by the coding sequence ATGTGGAGACGCATACTCGAGAAGTTCAGCCGCTTTCCAGCCCAAGAGCGGGTTGTGATGCTGCTGCTGGAGCGGGGCTTTCAGGTGAGCCCTCATGGAAAGGTGGTCTCCGGCGGCATCGAGATTCCCCACACCCACATCGCCCGGGAGGTGGGAGTGGACCGCCGGGTGGTGGATGCCGCAGCCAGCACGATTGCCAGAGACGATGAGCTAAGGCAGATATTTCAGAACCTTCAGTCCATACTGTTCTTAAAAAGTGTGGCACCTCTGCTGGGGCTTGGCGTGGTCATCATCACCCCAACCGATGCTTCCAAGGTGGGCATCGTGAAGGATGTTACCGGGGTGATTGCAGCCCATGGCATAAGCATAAGGCAGGTGGTCACCGACGACCCAGAGTTCACGGAGTCCCCCAAGCTCACAGTAATCACCGAGTGCAAGCTCCCCGGGGATGCGGTGGACGAGCTGCTTGAGCTCGAGAGCGTGAAAGAAGTCACCGTGTACTGA
- a CDS encoding ammonium transporter, whose amino-acid sequence MLDSGDTAWILAATALVMLMTPGVGLFYGGLVRRKNVISMIALSFIAFALVSIQWVLLGYTLSFGPDIAGFVGGLEFLGLSGVGMDAGSGTIPSLLFMVFQLVFAAITLAILTSAVAERVKVSSFIIFGVLWTTIVYDPLAHWVWGGGWTAALGTLDFAGGTVVHISSGFSALALALVVGRRIGFGSHIIEPNNIPMTLLGAALLWFGWFGFNAGSALAANGLAANAFVVTNTAAAAGALAWMFASWVSGRPSSVGFVSGAIAGLVAITPAAGFVDVLSSIVIGAVAGLICYRAMLFRISKGLDESLDAWAVHGVGGLWGALATGIFAVPAIGGYDGLIYGNVSQFIAQALGAGAALVYAFGATYVIAKVLDVTIGLRVSEVEEYVGLDISQHGEKV is encoded by the coding sequence GTGTTGGATAGTGGAGATACGGCATGGATACTGGCCGCCACGGCCCTTGTGATGCTGATGACGCCTGGCGTTGGGCTGTTCTATGGCGGATTGGTCAGGAGAAAGAACGTAATCTCGATGATAGCCCTGTCGTTCATAGCCTTTGCGCTGGTGAGCATTCAGTGGGTGCTCCTCGGATACACCCTGTCCTTCGGCCCCGACATTGCGGGGTTTGTGGGAGGTCTGGAGTTTTTAGGGCTCAGCGGCGTGGGCATGGATGCTGGGAGTGGAACGATACCATCCCTGCTGTTCATGGTATTTCAGCTGGTATTTGCTGCAATAACGCTGGCAATCCTCACGTCTGCGGTGGCTGAGAGAGTGAAGGTCAGCTCGTTCATAATATTCGGTGTGCTCTGGACCACCATCGTGTACGACCCGCTGGCACACTGGGTATGGGGCGGTGGCTGGACGGCGGCACTGGGCACACTGGACTTTGCGGGCGGAACGGTTGTGCACATCAGCTCTGGCTTCTCGGCGCTCGCCCTTGCGCTGGTGGTCGGCAGGAGAATAGGGTTTGGCAGCCACATCATCGAGCCAAACAACATACCCATGACGCTGCTGGGTGCAGCACTGCTGTGGTTCGGCTGGTTCGGGTTCAACGCTGGCAGCGCACTCGCTGCCAACGGGCTTGCAGCCAACGCCTTCGTGGTGACCAACACCGCCGCTGCCGCAGGCGCCCTTGCATGGATGTTTGCAAGCTGGGTCTCTGGAAGACCAAGCTCCGTTGGGTTTGTGAGCGGCGCAATAGCTGGCCTCGTGGCAATAACCCCAGCGGCGGGCTTTGTGGACGTTTTGTCCTCGATTGTGATAGGGGCGGTCGCTGGGCTGATATGCTACAGAGCCATGCTGTTCAGAATCAGCAAGGGGCTCGACGAGAGCCTCGATGCGTGGGCTGTGCACGGTGTGGGTGGCCTGTGGGGGGCGCTCGCAACGGGCATATTCGCCGTGCCTGCCATTGGTGGGTACGATGGGCTGATATATGGCAACGTGAGTCAGTTCATCGCTCAGGCACTGGGTGCTGGAGCGGCACTTGTGTACGCCTTTGGAGCCACGTACGTCATCGCAAAGGTGCTCGATGTCACCATTGGCCTTAGGGTGTCGGAGGTCGAGGAGTACGTCGGTCTGGACATCTCCCAGCATGGTGAGAAGGTCTGA
- a CDS encoding MFS transporter translates to MARRGMTNILLLGATSLITDLSSDMIMPLLPLFIASLGGGGVVVGLAGGLGDSLSSLLKVVSGRISDVIGRRKLLVLLGYLSSSVAKLLFPLAQSGYDVVAIRFFERMGKGIRTAPRDALVAAYSTESTRGKGFGIHRAMDTTGAVLGSVLALLLIWVFGFSMRTILLMAAIIGFFALLPLYFVEDVKTSPLSGSSRLALAGLSPQLKRLILATTLFALGNFSYMFFVLRASTLFSERLAIAVPIALYIVFNIVYALSTIPAGSLSDRIGRKRGLLVGYGLFFFTCVGFALFSSAWMLVPLFMLYGLSYGFIEPIERAYVSDLARSELRGTALGTFHASVGLATLPASLMAGFLWDAVSYSATFLWGACASFTAICALVLLVRDGGGQ, encoded by the coding sequence ATGGCTCGGAGAGGCATGACCAATATACTCCTTCTTGGGGCTACCAGCCTCATCACGGACTTGTCCAGTGATATGATTATGCCCCTGCTTCCCCTCTTCATTGCCTCGCTGGGTGGGGGAGGTGTGGTGGTCGGGCTTGCCGGTGGTCTTGGGGATAGCCTTTCCAGCCTGCTCAAGGTGGTCTCTGGCAGGATATCTGACGTGATTGGCAGAAGAAAGCTGCTCGTGTTGCTGGGATACCTCTCGTCCTCCGTTGCCAAGCTGTTGTTTCCCCTTGCTCAGAGCGGATATGATGTGGTGGCAATTCGCTTTTTTGAGAGGATGGGCAAGGGGATTAGAACCGCTCCGAGAGACGCGCTGGTGGCGGCGTACAGCACCGAGAGCACGCGGGGAAAGGGCTTTGGCATTCATCGGGCGATGGACACCACGGGCGCAGTGCTCGGCTCGGTGCTCGCCCTGTTGCTCATCTGGGTTTTTGGCTTCAGCATGAGGACGATACTGCTCATGGCTGCCATCATCGGGTTTTTTGCCCTCCTCCCCCTGTACTTTGTGGAGGATGTGAAGACCAGCCCTCTCTCTGGCTCATCGAGGCTTGCCCTCGCGGGACTTTCCCCTCAGCTCAAGAGGCTCATACTCGCCACCACACTCTTTGCGCTTGGAAACTTCTCCTACATGTTCTTCGTGCTCAGGGCATCCACACTGTTCTCAGAGAGGCTGGCGATAGCCGTGCCCATTGCCCTTTACATCGTGTTCAACATCGTGTATGCCCTGAGCACCATCCCAGCGGGCTCTCTCTCGGACAGGATAGGCAGAAAGCGGGGACTGCTCGTGGGATATGGACTGTTCTTCTTCACGTGCGTGGGCTTTGCTCTTTTCAGCAGCGCATGGATGCTCGTCCCTCTCTTCATGCTCTATGGGCTCTCGTATGGGTTCATAGAGCCAATAGAGAGGGCGTACGTGTCCGACCTTGCCAGAAGTGAGCTCAGGGGCACCGCACTTGGCACCTTCCACGCATCGGTGGGGCTCGCCACCCTGCCCGCGAGCCTGATGGCGGGCTTCCTGTGGGACGCCGTCTCGTACAGCGCCACCTTTCTCTGGGGTGCGTGCGCATCCTTCACGGCGATATGCGCGCTCGTGTTGCTCGTGAGGGATGGTGGCGGGCAGTAG
- a CDS encoding replication factor C large subunit — protein sequence MNWAEKYRPTTLSSVAGNPTAKKHLLEWAMSWEQGRPLSRAVLCCGRAGVGKTSAVLSLASEMGWEVVELNASDQRTAEVIRRVVGLASRTATLDPKLGRRLIVLDEADNVHGRADAGGAGAIARAIRETAQPVALIANDCQAVPTSISSQCLRIQFKKPSTKAVLEVLRRVCAAEGIRADVEVLKRIAEAADGDIRGAINDLQALTEGRKSITLDDLHMGTRDVKSDVFKVLNLVFKGSDLRAAQDAAFTIDQSPDDLIHWIDENLPDAYAHPDEIARAYRWLSRADVFLGRVRRRQDYGMWRYASVDMLGGVMVAKRSPPHPKRYRSPTYWRLLGRLKRMREMRDRLAHKIGRYTHTSGSYVKRELLPFFRLLCASDGMAVMMCEQLELTLDETTYLLDGDASRAERVYTEATRRRRQRTEEVIEYFAGMAPAEHAPEGETPVSKAERKLSRDDEPKGQKSLFEF from the coding sequence ATGAACTGGGCAGAGAAGTACCGCCCCACCACGCTCTCCAGTGTCGCTGGAAATCCAACGGCAAAGAAGCATCTGCTCGAGTGGGCAATGTCGTGGGAGCAGGGCAGACCCCTCTCGAGGGCTGTGCTGTGCTGTGGCAGGGCGGGTGTGGGCAAGACCTCTGCCGTCCTCTCCCTCGCTTCGGAGATGGGCTGGGAGGTGGTGGAGCTGAATGCCAGCGACCAGCGCACTGCAGAGGTCATCAGGCGGGTGGTGGGGCTGGCATCCAGAACCGCCACCCTCGACCCCAAGCTTGGGCGAAGGCTGATAGTGCTCGATGAGGCAGACAACGTGCATGGAAGGGCAGATGCTGGCGGTGCTGGTGCGATAGCCCGCGCCATAAGGGAGACGGCTCAGCCCGTAGCGCTGATTGCCAACGACTGTCAGGCTGTCCCCACCTCGATATCGAGCCAGTGTCTCAGGATTCAGTTCAAAAAGCCGAGCACCAAAGCCGTCCTCGAGGTGCTGAGGAGGGTGTGTGCCGCAGAGGGCATTCGGGCAGACGTGGAAGTGCTAAAGAGGATTGCAGAGGCGGCAGACGGCGACATAAGGGGTGCGATAAACGACCTTCAGGCATTGACAGAGGGGAGGAAGTCCATCACGCTGGATGACCTCCACATGGGCACGAGGGACGTAAAGAGCGATGTGTTCAAGGTGCTCAACCTCGTGTTCAAGGGCAGTGACCTGAGGGCTGCACAGGATGCCGCCTTCACGATTGACCAGTCCCCAGATGACCTCATCCACTGGATAGACGAGAACCTTCCAGATGCATATGCCCATCCAGACGAAATTGCGAGGGCGTATCGCTGGCTTTCGAGGGCGGACGTGTTTCTCGGAAGGGTCAGAAGAAGGCAGGACTATGGGATGTGGCGCTATGCCTCGGTGGACATGCTCGGCGGAGTAATGGTGGCAAAGCGGAGCCCCCCGCATCCCAAGCGGTATCGCTCTCCCACCTACTGGAGATTGCTGGGACGGCTGAAGAGGATGCGAGAGATGAGGGACAGGCTTGCCCACAAGATTGGAAGGTACACCCACACCTCGGGCAGCTATGTGAAGCGTGAGCTTTTGCCGTTTTTCAGGCTGCTGTGCGCCAGCGATGGGATGGCTGTGATGATGTGCGAGCAGCTCGAGCTCACACTCGATGAGACCACCTATCTGCTAGATGGGGATGCATCGAGGGCAGAGCGGGTGTACACCGAGGCCACGAGAAGAAGAAGGCAGCGCACCGAGGAGGTGATAGAGTACTTTGCGGGAATGGCGCCAGCAGAGCACGCCCCGGAGGGGGAAACACCCGTGTCCAAGGCAGAGCGAAAGCTCTCGCGGGACGATGAGCCCAAGGGGCAAAAGTCGCTGTTTGAGTTCTAA
- a CDS encoding pyridoxamine 5'-phosphate oxidase family protein gives MVRLPQNVMDALSRCKPFPLATCSKEGVPNVAYVGALKLLDDETLLVANNFMKKTIANIEQNPVAAVVVWDPKSGESYQVKFAVEVVDSGELFEQFRAEIKEKHPKFPVHSMLVLKPIEVYNSMYGEHAGERIA, from the coding sequence ATGGTGAGATTGCCACAGAATGTGATGGATGCCCTGAGCAGGTGCAAGCCGTTTCCCCTTGCCACGTGCAGCAAGGAGGGTGTGCCCAACGTGGCGTACGTTGGTGCTCTCAAGCTACTGGATGATGAGACGCTGCTCGTGGCCAACAACTTCATGAAAAAGACCATCGCCAACATCGAGCAGAATCCCGTGGCAGCCGTCGTGGTGTGGGACCCCAAGAGTGGCGAGTCCTATCAGGTGAAGTTTGCGGTCGAGGTCGTGGACAGCGGCGAGCTATTCGAGCAGTTCAGGGCCGAGATTAAGGAGAAGCATCCCAAGTTCCCCGTGCACTCCATGCTGGTGCTAAAGCCCATCGAAGTGTATAACTCGATGTATGGAGAGCACGCGGGCGAGCGCATAGCGTGA